The Branchiostoma floridae strain S238N-H82 chromosome 7, Bfl_VNyyK, whole genome shotgun sequence region TAACGGAAAGGCTGCATGAAAATGTACAGTAACCCCTTTACCATGTGTCTAATCGGCAGAAAGAAATAAACCCAAGCCAAAAATCTTGCAGAAGAACATTTCTTTAGAAGTATAATGATTAAAAAGAAGGTCGCAGGCTCGTGGTTGAGTCTACACATACATTGTGAGTTGATTAGAACATTTTAACTGTTATCTCAATTAACATGTTAAGTTTCTTGTCGTTATACTGACTTTCGTAGGCGATATCCCCGATGGCAGACAGCACGGCAGCCCGGCTGGTGTGGGCGTTAAAGTCGAACTCCACTCGCGTCTTGCCCTCGTCTGAGAAGGACACCCCCGCCACTCGGGTGTTCGCTGGGTCGATCGGGGCCGGGAAGATTTCAAGCAGGCTCTGTAATGTAGCACCACgacaaaaatcaatatataTTCAGTACTTTATACAATAAGACAGATTGCGTTCCTCATATTGGAATCAAACAATAGCAATCAAGTAAGGTATACTTCTCATTTCCAAACGTCCGGGCAACTTTCGGGAacgtagcctggataccagaccccaggcCAATCTGATATTTTtaagatcgggctggggtctggtatccaggctttcgggaacaaaaagtatgatataaaagacacctactacacaagacgtaaatagAATAGTCGTAGGCATTATCTGcgtacattttcatatatacatttcaattttttcgtttccacaaacagcccgaccgggccccggtttgggaatgtgacgtaggcctaaataGGACCTCTCTGGTATCAGAGAACGGACTCCAATGTAATGCaagatttttattttatcttacaATTCCTCTTTCTCGAGTGAAGGGTTTCAATGGGTCTTCAAGAAAATGTGACAAGAGCAAATGTTTTGTATACCATGTCCTGTGCCGATTCACGCATTTATAAAACCGCCCTGACTACATAGATTTCGTAcagaaggcaactttttttcttctgtccAACTTTATTTTTCGcacacttgcatcagttttgcaGTGCCCACAGCATGTCGGGCATATAATGAAGTCGAAATACAGTATTGTTGACTATCCTGCATCATCAACAATCAATGCAAAGGGACGCTACGTACCTGTACGTCTTCCTTTGCCCGGTCGAAGTTGCCCGGTCCGACGCTGCCACTTTTGTCGAAGACGAAGACCATGTCGATAACCATAGGCTCTTCATCGTCTGCTGCCTGGAACCCCCTGCGGCCGACCTTGTTCAGAAAACCTCTCGCCAAGGCGGTCAGAGTCTGTTCGCGTGTAGGAGTGCCACCTAGCGACATAAACACGAAAAGCAGCCGTCAGATACAACCCTATGGATttgtttgacaaaaacgcctttATGCTTCCAGAATTAGCAGCTAGGGGGCTCAagcttatgtcacttcttcccgagTACACGAGCTAACAACTACTACCCAAAATCGCGACCATAGCGTATCAAGAACACGAGATATTATacccggaagttccactgcactACCAAGGGAAGCCACTGTGTggtccaaaatcatttccagattTTGTTACACCCtaacaaggacattatataatgtccttgaccctaccaacataccaagtatgaaactaatccctCCAGCCGTTCataagttatcttgtacacaggcagacagacaaacgcaagtGAAAATGTAACCTCCATGATTATTTCATGGAGGGAATAAGTCCCCACTTTacaaaaggaaagaagaaaagaaagaagggCCACCGAATGAATGACCAAGATGGCCCTAATAGTTACATCATTATAAGGTGACGTCACTCACATTGTTGTTTCTCCTCCCGGAGTGGCGGGCAGCACCTGTCATGTTCCAGCATATTCTGCACCACCTGCCGGGTCCGGTACACCGTGCTGCACCCAAATATGGACGTCTTTGGACTCCAACTACTCCACTCCGACACCTGCAGGTCAACCGCACATAAGCGACAACACAACATGGACTTATTAAAACGtaatcttgcggatacgtgacgtcagtaatTGGTCGAAAGGGCCATGAAGTTTATTTTAGAAAAAAGATATTGGTGGGCGTCATAGACAACACAACGTGTTTACGGCATACACtgtataaaacaaacaaacaaacaaattttcctTTACCAATGACGTTGAAAAGTTTTAGTTCAAAAACAATAAAAGTATATTCAAACTGAATGAATAAGTGCAGGAAAGAATTGATACGCATACACGAATGAATGGACGAATGGACGGAAGGACGAAATAATGAACATGTCAATACGATGAACAGAAGAATGAAAGAACGAACAAATAGACGAATTGAAAGAAagggcgagtagaaacagtctcctggctctcGAGAATCGACCCCCCTCTCAGTTCACAACCCAGTGCCGCTAACCGCTGCGCCAAAAGTTCGGTTGCTGGCGCTTGAATCCCACTGTTACAGGATAAATGCATGACAAATTGCCTActcatagcctgattaaatctcgcttatagcagcccgccaaacattcggaggggccagttacagccctggacagcggagtttgtgttacacagactagcctACTCACCCTGCACAAGCTAGCGAGGAAGTCTGTACAGGAGCCGTGATCGACTGGAGGCCGGAGGATGGGTCCATCCGGGGGTATCCTCCTCGCCAGGGTACTAGTATCCTCCAGCCCATGGTACAGGTTCAGGTAGCCCGAGGTCCGGGGACCCTGGGGCGGGGCAGGGCCCTGGGGTCTGGCGACCGAGGCTACCACCAGGGTAAGTGTCGCCAACACCACAGAAAGGCTAGGCATGTTGATTCCtttagaaagagagaaataagtTCGATTCATAATTATAAGATTTAACTTTGCAAAATAGATCATGTACGGTAATGTAAAACTGTAATTATACACAATAAACACAAAAATTCATTTCGGACATTGGCAAAGTTTGAATTTAGGGAAAACACACATATATTTAGTAGGCTGCAACTTTTCAGACAACCAGTATTCTTCCATCTTGCCCCCATCGCAAGCTAGGCCCTTATGCATATGCATATGGAACAGTCCTCTGCATATCTGATTTAGACAGGATAATACCCCAGTAAACTATACAATAAACTTTTCCAAATACGACATACATTTAGTTACTGCAAGAAAAGTAACAGTGAAATTGTTCAACTTACTTCGTCGCAAACGTCCTCTGCGATAGAAAATCGAGGTTTGACCGTTCCCCTGTTTTGTGAGCTCTTTTATACCCCTGTATACGGCGTACACAACAGGAAGTAGGGCCTTGGATGACGACCGGAAGTACAGAGAACAAACCGAGAAACTGCACCTACAGCGGATCATTCGTTACCCGTTATGATTCTGAGAAGTCAAAATCAGAGAACGTCATTTTAGTCCATATTATCAGAtagatctttattgcatgtgaTTTTTAATTCCATTTAAATCTTTTTATTTAACATATAACTGCTAAGGTTGTTGCTATGTTGGCAGTAAAAGCTAGGAGGTTGGTAAACCGTAAAGGCAGGGAAGTTAACTTGTTAAGATCCGTGGTAAAAGCGAAGTCATGTTATTGTCAGTTAAAGTATATGAAAAGTAATGGTCAATCATTTTTTAAGGATGTTAAGGGGTTAACTACTACAATATGACCTAATAAAGTTCTCAGTAAATCTTTATGAACACTGCAACACGTAATCTTGAGTTATCAGGGATGTTAAGGGGCTAACTTCAACATATGACCTGATAAAGTTCGCAGTTAATCTTTCTGTGCACTTCAACACGTAACATAAATGTCATGTTTTGCAGTGCGACCTTGTTTGTATTGCGGTCATTGACCCCTAATTTGCATGGCAAGACGCCAAGGTCAAACTCCCTACTGCTTCGCTATGTTACTTCCGGTCACCTTCTCgactggtacatgtaactgaCCCCTCCCAATACAAATCCACTGCATGGTATTCTGTGATATACGCAATATTTGACCCAACCTACAAGGAAATGTCATTTCACAACGTTAGAAGTAATAAACAACTGTCTCCAGTCAGTACTAACTTTGATGGGGAGAAAATATACTTGTATGTGCGCTTTGTTCAATAACTTTCCATCATATCATACAACTCGGGTAAGCATTCACAATACACAAATTTGAATAGTGGTAAAGTCCTACCTGGAAATCTCTTGTTGGACACCGAATTGTCATAAAACTgtttaatttgaaaaaaaaagaatcaagtAAAGCACGCTTTTCATATCAACAATATATTATCCAGGTCAGGACATATGTTATCAAGTTAACATTTCACAAAGGATTTAGGTATATCTTTTTCTCACAATATACATTACATATGCAGTGAAACGTCCAATGTTTATAACCAAATAGCTTTCATCAAGACAAACCATAATGTAATGTGTCAATCTTGAGGAAAAAAGGATACATTGGTCAATGAAAAAAGGATCCATTGACTCTTACACCTCATCATAATGTCTCGTTGTCAAGTTGCCTACATGACATTCATTTTTGTGCTACCAATCCTTGTTCCAACCAGTTATTCATGTGCAATATAGTATATTGTGGATAACATGAATTGAAAGTGTACATCTCACAATTATACATGATATAGTTGCTGATTTGTACAGTTCAaacagaacacaacaaaaacatacagtGCTTTGGGATTGCTGTACATGATTTACTGCATAGAAAATCATTTGTATCAACTACAAAACATTCTACAGAATTACAACAAGATTCAACTTATACGAAACTGCTATATTGCACAATATGGAATAATGTACTGATAGAAGGACTGCTACAATGTACAAGCGtccataacaaacaaaaaattatgttaactttacatgtgcatgtacacgACAATAGCTGCCTGAAGCGATGTTGTATCATGCAAGCTGAAATTCAAATTCATATGCATCAATGGCTATATGATATCTTCATACACCATCGAGGTTTAAATGGCCCAGGTTTTGGGTGACCATGGGAGCTGGGAGCATTTTTCATGGAATCCTTACATCTAATGTTTTTATCCAATGCAGCAAGGTATTGTAGCGGCCATGTTGGTATAGACTGTTCCCACATTCTAATACTGCAAAATAATTTAGCATGGGCTTCAATACCTATGCAGACATGGCTAGAGCTGCAAAAGACCAAAATCTATGGTAGAAAACCATTCACAACGTTGACAGCAGCAACTTTGTTAATTTCTGTATCTGAATCTAtaaagccagtataaccacccttttgCATAACACTCTGACAGGTCTAAGGTAAGACATGTATTGTGTTACAGCTTGCAGTGTTTTGCATGGGATCAATCCTGTAGAATCATTTTTGTTATTTGGCTTTGTTATTGTACTTCATGATCAACTCCAAATACAGAActaacattttgtgtcatgttGCACCTCATGAGCGTTTCAGTTTCAGACACCACCTAATGCCTGGTCtgtcacctttatccatggggtaaccaaTATTCATTGTTCTTAAACAAAGGGTATTCAAGGGATATCAGGTCGatagatgatggtttcaaataattttttaaatattttgaacGTATTACAATTcaaaaccaccatctgtcgacttgttATCCCTGAAAAccctatttttgaaaacaacagatacaGGGTTCTCCAGGAATAAaggttcattatcattatatccTCATCTTTGCTATTTTCCCTGATTCTGCTTTACCAACATGACCTTACAAGCTCATTCACCATTCCAAGTGTGCATGACAAAGTTCAAACATGAAGTCCCATGTCCAGAATAGTTCTCATCGCAACCAATTTGCACAACGATGTCCAGATTTGTTCTGTTTATGTCTCTGGGGCCTTCATCTTtcacatattacccacaattcatatCACTGCACATGTGTACTCCGAATGGTGAACAAGCTTATTAATATGCTAACTGTTCCTGGGGTCATCAACAATACATCCAAATATAATATTTTACTATACATCAGCAAAGAGAGGGTTAAACAATGCTCCAGTCTAGTGGTCATATCATACATTGAAATGGTATATACAGCGTTtgatatactacatgtagtgaTTGTAGTCCCTCATATATATCACAATATAACGTATTCATTATGTTGGTACCGTAAATTTGCTTACTTTCACTGAGGTGTTATTTTGTGGTAGAAGTTAGAAGGGGAAAGGAGACAACTGTAGTGTTTCAAACTTGTGGATGAGACCATTCTGTGGTATGATAATTTCGAAATCCAGACACCTTATATCATAATATCTTTCGAAATGCATACATCTCATATCATATCTTTTGAAATGCATACACTTCATATCATAATATCTATAAGGGACTTAATGCACCATCTCATATCATACTATTTATAATGTATTGAATACACTTTTGACAACTACAGTGTTTTCTGTGTTGCTACACAGTCGTCAGTTACAGTGTCCACAGAGTTTAGTCATTTCTCAAACGCAGTAAGAAACTTCTGAAGATGTCCCCAGCCACGCAGAGCAGGAAACCCCATAGCGGCAGGAAGGCCAGGTAGAACGGGATCCCCTGGAAATACTGTAGCTTTAGACACAACGCCATCTGGAATCCAAGCTTCAACATCATGACCAGCAAGTACCACAGTTTCTTCCTCatggtgacgtcatctgtgtCGTAGCCATTCCGACAATGTCTGATCATCCGAAGGGCCAGCATGGCGAGAATGATAGCGTCGAAGGCCCACAGGGGGACGAAGATGATGAACCAGTTCCAGCCGGTCCCCCCGTCCAGTCTCAGGACGAGCAGAATGAGGAAAAACAATGTCATGAGCCATGTAAACAGTACACGGTGAACCAGCGCCATTTTGGATCGACGAACGTTCGTCGGTGTTTTGTCCACTTGTATCACCAATATATCGCCACTTGTGCGTTCCAATCTAAGGTAGGTCCTCTTCTCTTTACGTCAGTATCCATTGTGGCACATTTAAGGTTGTTAGAACTTCCTTGGATGCTCGGAAAATAGGTGAGTGCATCTTTCCGTCAGTAGGAGCGACTCCAtgtctatcatcatcatcatttttctaTGGACAAGTTCACTTTGTAGACGGGGGTGAAATTTTTTTACTATtatatttctgttatttttacaaattttactATTTCATCCTCATTTAAAACACTTTATCTTATATATTATTACACTGCTATATTATTGACTTTGATATTAGATGTATTTCGTCTAAATTTAGACCCTTTCATTCTTCAATCACCCCTGTTTTGACGGTGATCTTTCCCCATGTTagtacttaggccatgttgatttcattatatggatggcatccactgggatcccaaaactaatgcgagcgtgcgaaaaaaaacctttggcaaaaaagttgccttcatttaaGCGGTCATAAGGGTGGAACAAATGGTATAACAAAACAATAGATTCATACTATCACATCTTACATTTTGGAAGGCTTCGCTCTCTACAAAAAGGAAAACTCGAACAACATTGTAAAGCGTATAGTCGGTATACTCAAGACTCTCCAGTCCTTTTCTGGTGTTGCCAACTGTTGgtctattttttttgcaatatagGGCACAAATTTACTCCATTtcatggtcgaaaactttttttttgaatGGATAAAACTTGTTGCGCACACGAAACAAGTCAGGGTAGCTTAGTGGGGTATTGTGCGTTGATATTATTGTCTGTTAGTCACAAGATTAGTACCAGAAAATCgtataatatatcatatatcatctTGGAGAGTTGGATGGTTACGGAACATGTGTCTattaaaccaaggacgttagtaaaccaaggacgttatactaacgtccttggtctaaccagttttttttttttttcatctccaATGAACCATTCAATCCTTGTCTGGCTCATTGTCTGCAGGAGAAAGTCTGTCTCAATTTTGCCATTCACTCACTCGTTTTTTTTAGCTTCAAGATCGTGCGATTACTGTATGCCGCTTCCAAAATCCTTCTTCTCAGTAGCCTACCGTGAAATATTGGCTTGCTGTGTCCAACCCGTCCAATCCCGCCTGTGGTGACGCATTGCCAAGCAGTGCCTTTATTTCTTTTGTGAGTATTCTGGAAGTAACCTAAGGTTaactgtttagccatagccaaAACTATAGGGCTCGTATCATGGCCAATAGCGGTACCATATCAGTAACCAACTGAGTAAACACCGGAGCTTGATTGAgggctggttcgcgattttcaacatagggtaaggttgtgtgtgtgtgtacatgtgttttttttaaatgctggATAAGGGACTTTGTGACAAAACTCCCTTTCCTAGCAAAAAGAACATTAACCAGGGcgcgaaatacttatttttctgcctgcaggtaacattgaaaattacctgcaacaCTCTTAattcaggaagtatggatcatacaaGAATTATTCAgcaaccattgctatttttattctttatagGTGATAACACATGATGGTGGTAACGCAGCCATTTGATTTCATTCTCGCAGCCGTTTGAGTTAGAAATAACGTTAGACAAATCAGACAACTCCGTTTAGCATCTGCTCGGAGACACCGGAGATGGAAAGACCGCATGATCGCGTCCTCAGAGCTCAACCAATCAGAGTGCTGAACGGAATGACAGGTGGCAGGCAGGGTTTCCCAATTGTGACGTCATGGGGTCACCCCGAGTTCATTTCGTTCTCACCTCTGTACATACGTTTGTAAGTCACAACTAAGATGTCATGTTTCGCCAACAGCAAGTATTTCATCGAACTGATCGTCTATCGACaggtttcatcaggttagtgtGATAGCTCAGAATAGTTTAGCTGCAATTTGGTAGCTTCCTACTTAGCATTTTACGTGATTTATGGTTcttaagggggaggggggcgattgGCCGGGCATTGCATCATGCACCCGGTACCCGGCGCGGCACAAACCGGCTGATAGTGATACCCTTCCCAGGCCAGATATTTCGAGTCGCTGATGATGAGGTCATAGAAGTGGTTCTCTATGGTATCATTGATTCTCGTGGCTTGCAAAGGTATGGAACATTCATATTCTTTTAACAGATTTTGATGACAAATACTAGAATTTAAGAAAAAGGGGTGTTTTAATACTAGTTTCTTGATTTCTGTAAAGGTAGATCGAGTGGAGTAGaacagagcagagtagagtagcaTAATTTAATAATGGCTAGCCTGTGGTTGCATAAGCACGAGAGTGAGATTCAAGTTCATGCACTTCTTGTGCAGTGAATGGTTTATTAACATATGCAGTATTGGTTGATGGAATGTTattgataaagaaaagaaaagaaaaggaagggAATTGGGGAAACCTAGTCCTATGTCCCCTAGGAATCATCAGTGGGATCCTTGATGAGATAATCATAATTGACAAAATTACTGCCTCTTAACCAATGCcattgatatatgatatataattgTGTCTTTAAGTCTAAATGAATTAAGGAAAACTTGCAATCAAATTGGTTTGACTTTGTCAGTAATCcaggtcaaactcaaaggaacCCTGAAATGTATTTAGACCAAATTTGCATGTCATAGATTGATTACAACATCTCCCCACTCCCCCAGTGAGGCTAGCCTAGTGGATACCAGACCctagcccgatctcaaaaatatctatcgtgtgggGATGGATATTTTTGACATTGGCTttggtctggtatccaggctacattgACTGAGGTCCCCATAGGGTCACGGGCAAACTGGGGCAAAGGTAACAGACATGCTGCAGGCTTCAAGGCCTCACATTTTTGGAGTCTAGACTTTTTTCTACTGATATTCTCTTGCAATAGAGGTGTTAGATAAAACTATCAGCTATGAACACTTAGTGACTTCACTTGTGTGTCAAtttttattctattctgtttTCACAATGAATTTCACTTAAACATTTTGATTGCATCATGTATCTGTCATATAATCAATAATTTGGAAACACATTCTCCTGCTGTTCCAACTATTCAAATTCTAACCAAATTTAAGATTAACATGATTTGGAGAGACAAATTTTCTCAAGATGGATAATCACCCAGTGTGGATGGTGTGCTATGTTCTCCCTCTGGatgtatatatatcatgatatatatatatataggcctGCCAACATACAAATTCAGTGTTCATATATAGAGAGAACTTGGCACCACCCCTTTTCTCCCTGCTGGTCACAAGGGGTGTATCACGTGCATGCTGCAGGTGTTACCTTTTGTTGGCCAGTTCTATTTGCACCTGTTAGTGATAGGTCTATATAACTGTCAAATGTAGCACTGTGGTAAACACTTCAAAAGGTACACACGTCTATGCACccttaaaggaaagcatcagaaaatcttcaattcattattttccagtagtttactcattaaaaagttgatttacgtcaatttttacattaatccgcccaatatgaccctgtagacacgtttgaactt contains the following coding sequences:
- the LOC118419925 gene encoding transmembrane protein 60-like; translated protein: MALVHRVLFTWLMTLFFLILLVLRLDGGTGWNWFIIFVPLWAFDAIILAMLALRMIRHCRNGYDTDDVTMRKKLWYLLVMMLKLGFQMALCLKLQYFQGIPFYLAFLPLWGFLLCVAGDIFRSFLLRLRND